DNA from Lentibacillus amyloliquefaciens:
GTCTACCGCTTCGGAAATACACGCCGCGCACCTTAGGGCGGCTGGTGAGCCTCCTCGTGCTCGTCGCGTTGCAAGCTATTTCTGTGAAGCATACGCTCCTCGCAGAAAACATTGCTGGCGCACTGCGGGGTCTCACCGATACCTCCCGTCCCGCAGGAGTCGTTGTGTATTTCCTCCTCTGTGTCGCGCTTTATAATCTCATTATTTTAGAACTTAACTAAACTTCTCTTGTGAATGTTGATTGGAGTGGAGGGCAGTCGACTCCTGCGGGAAAACGGGCAGCTGAGACCTGAGCAGGGAAGCGCTTTTTGCTTCCGAGGAGGCTGAAGCGTTGCCCTAAGGTGCGCGACTGCCCGGAACGGAATTCAACATAGCACTTACGTCGCAGTTTCTATCAACTACGAAATTTACACCGCAGCAAAGTATATGACATGCGACGAGAGGCTTTCTTAACATCTCCAAGCATTGTCATGATTTGTCGATTATTGCCCGGGGAATATTGGGATGTTGTTGGTTATTGCAGATTACAAATCTTCTTTATAGGTGACTTCCCAAAGATACAACCCTTGAGGCGGAACCGTGTCACCGGCGCACTGCCGGTCATGCTTATTAAATAGCTCTGCAATCTCTGAAGGGTTCAGTTTGCCTCTTCCGACATCCAACAGGGTGCCGACAATAATCCTGACCATGTTGTATAAAAAGCCATCACCGCGCAGGATAAATTCAATGCGGCTGCCTCCCTGATAACATGAAACTTCATACAATGTACGAACCTTGCTCCCGGTCGTTTCCGCCTTAGCTGATGAAAAGGTCGTAAAATCATGCGCCCCTTCGAATAAGCCCGCAGCCTGCTGCATCTTTTTTATATTAAGCTCATATGGGTATTGATAGACATAATTTTGCTGAAAAACATCCCGTTCTTGCTCATTTAAAATATAATAGCGATATTCCTTTTCTGCTG
Protein-coding regions in this window:
- the truA gene encoding tRNA pseudouridine(38-40) synthase TruA, with protein sequence MTKIKCVISYDGTNFSGMQIQPRTRTVEGEINKALRKIHKGEPVRIFSSGRTDAGVHAKGQTFHFETDYKLTRAEWKRALNTLLPSDLHVNDTREVNTSFHARFDAAEKEYRYYILNEQERDVFQQNYVYQYPYELNIKKMQQAAGLFEGAHDFTTFSSAKAETTGSKVRTLYEVSCYQGGSRIEFILRGDGFLYNMVRIIVGTLLDVGRGKLNPSEIAELFNKHDRQCAGDTVPPQGLYLWEVTYKEDL